The following proteins come from a genomic window of Malus sylvestris chromosome 4, drMalSylv7.2, whole genome shotgun sequence:
- the LOC126619258 gene encoding transcription elongation factor TFIIS-like has translation MASGSRFRFKTSLSKPESDEPLYAPEGCYLGAGPAAPVSVCITENPNFQNWRETGLPPILPGADVPWWQDASLPVGPQPSLADALYDEKTERLSVRRIIAGALSRVSKEVGESFRDSVNAFDPRKVAAQVESVLFDNWGFRDESNYDKYEAIIHFLILDEIKEFRRQVLVGEIPPEMLLNMSFEQLQQRYPQTPSYLDYVAPK, from the exons ATGGCGTCAGGGTCACGCTTCCGCTTTAAGACCTCACTCTCAAAGCCAGAGTCAGACGAACCTCTGTATGCACCTGAAGGCTGCTACCTCGGGGCAGGCCCTGCCGCACCTGTCTCTGTGTGCATAactgaaaaccctaattttcagAATTGGAGGGAAACGGGGCTGCCGCCGATATTGCCTGGGGCGGATGTTCCTTGGTGGCAGGATGCCTCTTTACCAGTTGGACCGCAGCCATCGCTTGCCGATGCCCTCTATG ATGAAAAAACCGAACGGCTTAGTGTAAGGAGAATAATTGCCGGTGCTTTGTCCAGGGTATCGAAGGAAGTTGGTGAAAGCTTTAGGGATTCTGTCAATGCATTTGACCCTCGTAAAGTTGCTGCTCAAGTAGAATCTGTGCTCTTTGATAACTGGGGTTTTCGCGATGAGTCGAATTATGATAAGTATGAAGCTATAATACACTTCCTGATCCTGGATGAAATCAAGGAGTTCCGCAGACAAGTTCTTGTTGGGGAGATTCCGCCGGAGATGCTGCTCAACATGTCCTTTGAACAGCTGCAGCAGAGGTACCCGCAGACGCCCAGTTATCTTGACTACGTTGCTCCCAAGTAA